The DNA sequence GACCGCCGACAGCGCCAGGTACGGGGATCCGTGCGCGGCGACCGGGTAGCGGGCGAGGACCTCCGGCCCGGCCTCGCCGTAGCCCGCGAGGACCTGCTGCGCGTACTGCTCCGCCGTCAGGGCGGGCTGGGTCAGCGCGACGAAGAAGCGCGCCTCGGAGCGGGTGCTCCCGATCAGGACCGGGACCTTGTTCCAGTACCCGGCCGAGATCGCGGCGGCCGGGTCCCGCGGCAGCAGCCCGTCGCCCGACGCAGGGCCCGAAGTGGCCCGCGTACGGGCCGCGTCCACCAGCGACCGCCCGGAAGCGGCGCGCAGGCACGCCGCCACTCCGGCCGGTTCGGCACAGCCGGCGCTCGCGGCGAAGGCCCGCGCCTCGGACTCGGCCCGCGCGCCGTCGGGGGTACGCAGCAGCGTGCAGGGCCCGCTCTGCAGGACGGCCCGGTGGAACAGCCCGGCCGCCGGCGGGGCGGCGAGCAGTCCGCACACCGAACCGCTGCCCGCGGACTGGCCGGAGACCGTGACGTTGCCCGGGTCGCCGCCGAAAGCCGCGATGTTCTCCCTCGTCCAGCGCAGCGCCTGGATCTGGTCCATCAGGCCGAAGGAGCCGGAGCGCAGCACGTTTTCCCGCCCCAGTTCGGGAAGGCCCAGATAACCCAGCTGCCCGAGCCGGTAGTTGATGCTGATCACCACGGACCCCGTCAGCTCGGCCATGGTGCGACCGCCGAACTGCGTGCCGGTTCCCTGGCTGTACGCGCCCCCGTGCATCCAGAGGATCACCGGAACCCGGGCCCCCGCGCGGACCCGGCCGGGCCGGTACACATCGAGGTACAGGCAGTCCTCGCTGACGGCCGAGGGATCGCGCAGCCCGAACGGCGAGAACTGCAGGCAGGCGGGCGCCTGTTCGACGGCCTCGCGCACCCCGTTCCAGTGCCGGGCCGCCTGCGGGGCTCGCAACCGGTTCTCCCCGACCGGTGCGGCGGCGTAGGGCACGCCGAGGAACTCCTGCGCCCCGTCGTGGGCGCGGCCGCGCAGCACGCCCTGCGCGACGGACACCACCGGGCGGGGCGAACCGACCGGCGGGCCGCCGGGAACGCCACCGGGGAAGCCGCCCGGGAGGCCGCCGGGAGAGGCGGCCGCCGGAAGCGCGGTGGCGATCAGCGCGGTGAGGGCGAGTACCGTGCCGAGTAAGGGTCTTGCCGTGGAAAGCCGGGTGATCCGGTGCGAGAACCGCTGCATCCGTACTCCTGAGTGGGGGACCTTCCGGGGGCGGGTCGGGGCGCGGGACGCCCGCCCCGCCCCCGGAGGGCCGGCTGGTGTGGTCGGCGGGACCTTGCCCGGGGGCGAAGGCCCGGCCTGCGGGCGAGGCCCGGTTAGGGGCGAAGCCCGGCTACCGGGGCTGTCCGGCCTACGGGCGGAGCCCGGCGAGCAGAACCGCGGTGACGGCGAAGTCGACCGGTCCGGTGTTCCAGTCGGCGTTCATCGGGCTGACGGCGATCTTCCCGGCGCTCACGGCTTCCACGTCGCTGCCCCGGGCCGGGGTCTTCAGGTCCACCGTCACGCCGACCTTCCAGGTGCCGTCGCCGGCATCGGTGAAGTCGGCCTTCAGCAGCGCCTGCGCGTCCTGGAAGGTGGTGGCCACCCCGGCCGGGGTGCCCTTGCCGTCGGCACCGATGACGGGGTGGTTGACGTTGAGGCCGACGCCCTGGGGCAGCAGGGGGCCGGAGCGGGCCCGGGAACGCAGCCGGTCGATCAGCTTGACGGCGAAGTCGAGCGTCGGGCCCATCGCGTTGACCGTGGTCACGGGGTCGGGAGCGGAGAGGCCGCCGGTGCTCAGGGCGATGGCGGGCACGCCCGCGTCCAGTGCGGCGACGGCGCCGCCGACCGTGCCGGAGTGGCTGGCGAGCGCGGCCACGTTCGGGCCGAAGTTGGTGCCCGACACGACGAGATCGGGCGCCCGCCCTTCGAACACCTCGGAGAGCCCGAAGTTCACCGAGTCACCGGGGGTTCCGTCGACCGCCCATACCTTCGGCTCAGGGTGGCGGACCGTGAGGGACGGGGAGTTGGAGGTCTTCGTGCCGGCTCCGCTCTGGTTGGTCAGTGGCGCCACGATGGTGACGTCGTGCCCGGCGGCGGTCAGCCGCGCGAAGGCCAGCCGGATGCCGGGCGCGTTGTAGCCGTCGTCGTTGGTGAGCAGGATCCGCAGCGGGCCCGCGGGCACCGGTGCGGGCGCCGGTCCGGCCTGCACCTCGGCCGCGACGGCGGGCACCGTACCGGCGAGGGCCGGCGCGCAGAGCAGCAGGGCGGCCAACGGCAGAACTCGCTTGCGTTGCAAGGAAGGCTCCTTCGGAGAGGAAATGCGAACGGGGAAGGGGGAAGGGGGAAGACGAACTGGAAACTGGGAACTGGGCGAGGGTGGCCTCGAGGGGGGGTGAGGCCCGGCGGGCTCGCGACCCTCGGCGCGAGCCCGCCGGAGTGCGGGCCGGGCCGCCACCCGGGAGGGGCGGCCCGGAGGTTGGGGGAAACCCGAGGCCGGAAACCTTTACGGGGCCACGGGGCGCGGGGCCACGGGGTCCGGCGGGATCAGCG is a window from the Streptomyces sp. NBC_01244 genome containing:
- a CDS encoding carboxylesterase/lipase family protein, with the translated sequence MQRFSHRITRLSTARPLLGTVLALTALIATALPAAASPGGLPGGFPGGVPGGPPVGSPRPVVSVAQGVLRGRAHDGAQEFLGVPYAAAPVGENRLRAPQAARHWNGVREAVEQAPACLQFSPFGLRDPSAVSEDCLYLDVYRPGRVRAGARVPVILWMHGGAYSQGTGTQFGGRTMAELTGSVVISINYRLGQLGYLGLPELGRENVLRSGSFGLMDQIQALRWTRENIAAFGGDPGNVTVSGQSAGSGSVCGLLAAPPAAGLFHRAVLQSGPCTLLRTPDGARAESEARAFAASAGCAEPAGVAACLRAASGRSLVDAARTRATSGPASGDGLLPRDPAAAISAGYWNKVPVLIGSTRSEARFFVALTQPALTAEQYAQQVLAGYGEAGPEVLARYPVAAHGSPYLALSAVMTDSTFACETARTAQSFARQVPTFAYEFDDPDSPTLAGAQVPGLDESNAHSAELAYLHDFTMGERPLTGVQVALATRMKRYWGAFARHGVPAVAGQTPWPATGPGGTVLTLAPAGDRLDRAFAAEHQCGFWRDQPSRPL
- the surE gene encoding 5'/3'-nucleotidase SurE; the protein is MQRKRVLPLAALLLCAPALAGTVPAVAAEVQAGPAPAPVPAGPLRILLTNDDGYNAPGIRLAFARLTAAGHDVTIVAPLTNQSGAGTKTSNSPSLTVRHPEPKVWAVDGTPGDSVNFGLSEVFEGRAPDLVVSGTNFGPNVAALASHSGTVGGAVAALDAGVPAIALSTGGLSAPDPVTTVNAMGPTLDFAVKLIDRLRSRARSGPLLPQGVGLNVNHPVIGADGKGTPAGVATTFQDAQALLKADFTDAGDGTWKVGVTVDLKTPARGSDVEAVSAGKIAVSPMNADWNTGPVDFAVTAVLLAGLRP